From a region of the Primulina eburnea isolate SZY01 chromosome 7, ASM2296580v1, whole genome shotgun sequence genome:
- the LOC140837040 gene encoding fasciclin-like arabinogalactan protein 19: MVISSPTPPFAAAVAAACLLSLLIIGTTADAATNNTFQELETTLQTLRNHGFTLFTNGITTSDIQLQLLSTNSAAAYPFTLFAPKDVQLFTLDMESSAASYISTLRYHVIPNRRLTFSDLLNHTSSFLETLHPQHSVLIGKTQDNGASGVVVDGIRVSEPDLFLGSRFVVHGIDGILVTGLIDYNFFNVNHKDSNLDSPSSRPLDPVSEYERDIVPVSPHPKFDWRIPAGRKRRGKKVRRHRRHKRHGRHDRF, from the coding sequence ATGGTAATTTCTTCTCCGACACCACCATTCGCCGCGGCCGTGGCCGCCGCCTGCCTTCTATCTCTCCTAATCATCGGCACCACCGCTGACGCAGCCACAAACAACACATTCCAAGAACtcgaaacaactctccaaacaCTTAGAAACCATGGCTTCACCCTCTTCACCAACGGCATCACCACCTCCGACATTCAACTCCAACTGCTCTCCACCAACTCGGCCGCCGCTTACCCATTCACTCTCTTCGCTCCTAAAGACGTGCAGCTCTTCACCCTCGACATGGAATCCAGCGCCGCCTCATACATCAGCACTCTCCGCTACCATGTCATCCCCAACCGCCGGCTCACCTTCTCCGACCTCCTCAACCACACCTCCTCTTTCCTCGAAACCCTCCACCCTCAACACTCGGTCTTGATAGGTAAGACTCAAGACAACGGCGCTTCTGGTGTCGTGGTCGACGGGATTCGAGTGTCGGAGCCTGATCTTTTTCTCGGGTCAAGATTCGTTGTACATGGGATCGACGGGATTCTCGTCACTGGCTTGATCGACTACAACTTCTTCAATGTCAATCATAAGGACTCTAATCTTGATTCACCATCATCCCGTCCTCTTGATCCTGTATCAGAATATGAACGGGATATTGTTCCCGTTTCTCCACATCCTAAATTTGATTGGCGTATTCCGGCTGGGAGGAAACGCCGTGGCAAGAAGGTTAGGAGACACCGTAGACATAAGCGTCACGGCCGGCATGATCGCTTCTGA
- the LOC140837041 gene encoding probable cinnamyl alcohol dehydrogenase 9, which produces MAGQQKAFGWAATDPSGVLSPFHFSRRENGAEDVTIKVLYCGVCHSDLHNAKNEWGFTNYPLVPGHEMVGLVTKTGEMVQKFKVGDRVGVGVIVGSCRTCSICEQDLENYCPKLVFTYNALDKDGTKTYGGYSDIIVVDQHFVLRFPDNIPSDSGAPLLCAGITVYSPMKYYGMTDQPGKHLGVAGLGGLGHVAVKFGKAFGLKVTVISRSSDKADEAINKLGADAFIVSSDPAQLKAALGTIDFIIDTIAAVHSLAPLLGLLKMNGKLITVGLPNKPLELPIFPLVLGRKLVGGSDIGGIKETQEMLDFCGKHGITSDIELIRMDEINTAMERLAKSDVRYRFVIDVGNSLVNT; this is translated from the exons ATGGCTGGGCAGCAAAAAGCTTTTGGCTGGGCAGCAACAGATCCCTCTGGCGTTCTCTCCCCTTTTCACTTCTCGCGCAG GGAAAATGGAGCTGAAGATGTGACGATCAAAGTACTCTACTGTGGAGTTTGCCACTCAGACTTGCATAACGCCAAGAACGAATGGGGCTTCACGAATTACCCTCTTGTTCCTGG ACATGAAATGGTTGGTCTAGTGACCAAAACCGGGGAAATGGTTCAAAAGTTTAAGGTGGGTGACAGAGTTGGAGTGGGAGTGATAGTAGGCTCCTGTAGGACTTGCAGTATCTGCGAACAGGACTTGGAGAACTATTGTCCCAAATTGGTTTTTACGTACAACGCATTAGATAAAGATGGAACAAAGACTTATGGTGGTTACTCTGATATAATCGTCGTCGACCAGCATTTTGTGCTACGCTTTCCGGACAATATCCCCTCGGATTCAGGCGCACCTTTGCTTTGTGCTGGAATCACGGTCTACAGCCCGATGAAGTACTATGGAATGACTGATCAGCCTGGGAAGCATTTAGGTGTGGCTGGACTTGGTGGGCTTGGCCATGTTGCTGTCAAGTTTGGAAAGGCTTTTGGGTTAAAAGTAACTGTTATTAGTAGGTCTTCGGACAAGGCAGATGAAGCCATTAACAAGCTTGGTGCTGATGCTTTCATTGTCAGTTCTGATCCTGCTCAGTTGAAG GCTGCTCTTGGGACAATAGATTTCATTATCGATACCATTGCTGCAGTTCATTCCTTGGCACCCTTGCTTGGTTTGCTGAAAATGAACGGGAAATTGATTACGGTTGGCCTCCCTAATAAACCTCTGGAGCTACCTATTTTCCCTCTCGTTTTGG GACGGAAGCTTGTCGGTGGGAGCGACATCGGTGGCATAAAAGAGACGCAAGAAATGCTCGACTTCTGTGGGAAGCATGGCATAACGTCGGACATTGAACTCATCCGTATGGACGAGATCAACACGGCCATGGAACGTCTTGCCAAGTCAGATGTCAGGTACCGCTTCGTCATCGATGTTGGGAATTCATTAGTCAATACCTAA